The Mercurialis annua linkage group LG2, ddMerAnnu1.2, whole genome shotgun sequence genome contains a region encoding:
- the LOC126668671 gene encoding uncharacterized protein LOC126668671, with the protein MIQTHFHQEDALKILSIPLPYWPYNDKLVWHYHSQGKYTVKSGYYIALNSGYKPYQSLIPQLQKPDWKLLWNLKIPNKIKVFIWKCLHEGLPTGIALQHRLNYTSSCCFCDQQETLIHMLFTCPRAKQIWFISPLHYKASVLPSQFFYQMWLQTVTDLQELDGDDFYIHLFCYLLWNIWKSRNAKIFQQNHLSSEDIISICLREFEEFKLSQQENNPTSQHTVLVNTTLQTTSGIPQGFIKINYDAAVDTKGKNGFIGAVAVNWQLQRKGKFSATFRYIWDPGILEMLALREALNWAISKGWTNVIFEGDALQVSNIINTRNCTNGAYQGICEDIWRLLRSFTMARVLYTQRKNNEEAHKWAQQVKRLFRTPRP; encoded by the coding sequence ATGATACAGACACATTTTCACCAGGAGGATGCCCTTAAAATCCTCTCTATCCCTCTACCTTATTGGCCATACAATGATAAACTTGTTTGGCATTATCATAGTCAGGGGAAATACACGGTCAAATCAGGATACTACATAGCACTGAATTCAGGATACAAACCATACCAATCTCTCATTCCACAGCTTCAGAAGCCAGATTGGAAACTTCTATGGAATCTTAAAATcccaaataaaatcaaagtttTCATATGGAAATGCTTACATGAAGGCTTGCCTACAGGAATAGCACTACAGCATCGGCTCAACTACACCTCCTCCTGCTGTTTCTGTGATCAACAGGAAACACTTATCCATATGCTGTTTACATGTCCACGGGCAAAACAAATTTGGTTCATTTCACCACTCCACTACAAAGCCTCAGTACTTCCATCTCAGTTTTTCTATCAAATGTGGTTGCAAACAGTTACAGACCTTCAAGAATTGGATGGTGATGATTTTTATATCCATCTTTTCTGCTATTTATTGTGGAATATCTGGAAGTCCCGCAATGCAAAAATCTTCCAGCAAAATCATTTGAGTTCGGAAGACATTATCTCAATTTGTCTGCGGGAATTTGAAGAATTCAAACTCAGCCAGCAGGAGAATAACCCAACATCGCAACACACTGTATTGGTTAACACAACTTTACAAACAACTTCTGGGATTCCACAAGGTTTTATCAAAATCAATTATGATGCGGCAGTTGATACGAAAGGGAAAAATGGCTTCATTGGAGCCGTTGCGGTTAATTGGCAGCTTCAAAGGAAGGGGAAGTTCTCTGCCACATTTCGTTATATCTGGGACCCTGGCATTCTAGAAATGCTAGCTTTACGTGAGGCGTTAAACTGGGCAATCAGCAAAGGCTGGACAAATGTTATCTTTGAAGGAGATGCACTTCAAGTATCCAACATAATCAACACCAGAAACTGCACCAATGGTGCGTACCAGGGTATTTGTGAAGATATATGGCGTCTACTACGATCCTTCACGATGGCACGTGTTCTGTATACACAACGAAAGAACAATGAGGAAGCACATAAATGGGCTCAACAGGTTAAAAGACTTTTCCGAACACCAAGGCCATAA
- the LOC126667846 gene encoding putative B3 domain-containing protein REM15: MSLREKKCEKALLRSSFGTKRDWHVKINERRFEDGWKEFAKYHELHVGDFLVFRHAGDLVFDVMVFDPSCCEREYSNFVHVKQEIESSSSSSSSSSEEEDDESDLRALKKQKQVKITIPEENVDSYVPENPYFLVNLTAYGATSSKKHIPMKFAMENGLRNRHGEILLVDEEGRSWVAEQKYKKSDGQDYIGNGWRTFCTANYLKEGDTFFLELTHKANKPVFKMTRLKRFLKTEKDGSSSTKNPKSSATMKATYGRNGQPKIPRDFARRNNLTRRHAKMILINEGGSSWLVSLVKDKSGGIHMGHGWSVFAAANGIREGDAFMLQLVKVGHMPVMRIYGVERAKKRNMENNQTGSLEDFEDVKGIIVKDVHSSRIEASSFSKPNQNSEEV, encoded by the exons ATGAGcttgagagaaaaaaaatgtgaaaaagcTCTACTAAGAAGCAGCTTCGGTACGAAGCGTGATTGGCACGTGAAGATCAACGAAAGGCGATTTGAAGATGGCTGGAAAGAGTTTGCAAAATATCATGAGTTgcatgttggtgattttttggTGTTTCGACATGCGGGTGATTTGGTTTTTGATGTGATGGTGTTTGATCCGAGTTGCTGCGAGAGGGAATACAGTAATTTCGTTCATGTCAAACAAGAAATCGAATCATCATCgtcgtcatcatcatcatcatcagaagaagaagatgatgaatcTGATCTTA GAGCCTTGAAAAAGCAAAAGCAAGTAAAGATCACTATCCCAGAAGAAAATGTGGATTCATATGTGCCTGAAAATCCATACTTTTTGGTGAATTTGACAGCTTATGGTGCCACTAGCTCAAAAAAG CACATTCCAATGAAATTCGCAATGGAAAATGGCCTGCGAAATCGACATGGCGAGATCCTTCTTGTGGATGAAGAAGGAAGATCGTGGGTGGCTgagcaaaaatacaaaaaatcagATGGTCAAGATTACATTGGTAATGGATGGCGTACCTTCTGTACTGCTAATTACCTAAAAGAAGGAGACACTTTTTTTCTTGAGCTCACTCATAAGGCCAACAAGCCTGTCTTCAAAATGACCC GGTTGAAACGATTTCTCAAGACCGAAAAAGATGGCTCCTCTTCAACTAAAAATCCGAAATCTTCGGCCACCATGAAGGCAACTTACGGCAGGAATGGACAACCG AAAATTCCAAGAGATTTTGCGAGAAGGAATAATCTTACTAGAAGACATGCGAAGATGATCCTAATAAATGAAGGTGGAAGCTCATGGTTAGTGTCACTTGTGAAAGATAAGAGCGGTGGAATTCATATGGGACATGGATGGAGTGTATTCGCAGCGGCAAATGGCATAAGAGAAGGCGACGCCTTCATGTTACAACTCGTCAAGGTCGGTCATATGCCGGTGATGCGAATTTACG gTGTCGAAAGAGCTAAAAAGAGGAACATGGAAAACAATCAAACAGGGAGCTTGGAAGATTTTGAAGATGTCAAGGGAATTATAGTCAAGGATGTTCACTCGAGCCGAATTGAAGCTTCCTCtttttcaaaaccaaaccaaaattctgaggaagtataa
- the LOC126667843 gene encoding ubiquitin carboxyl-terminal hydrolase 18 isoform X1 — MHVGGITVDLNWFIQLIFTLFIIGIGLIHLVKNTASKYFEVGANFEGGEGGAASRIPAHRNHSPLMDSDHLSCANCGNSGNKKCSRCKSVFYCSIKCQEAHWKSGHKTKCKIPVRVSSTDNAKENFGFKASGVVGERVSSGIALVPSRGAFKFLKKPREVLFPYDEFIKLYNWDKEAFSPCGLLNCGNSCFANAVLQCLTFTRPLAAYLLEKGHRRECKRNDWCFLCELQVHVERASKSTQPFSPMSILSRLPNIGGNLGYGKQEDAHEFMRFAIDTMQSVFLDEFGGEKAVDPASQETTLIQHVFGGHLQSQVICTKCNKISNQLENMMDLTVEIHGEAASLEECLDQFTVKEQLHGDNMYRCDGCNDYVKAWKCLTIRRAPNILTIALKRFQSGRFGKLNKRVAFPEMLNLSPYISEAENGTDVYRLYAVVVHVDMLNASFFGHYICYIKDFCGNWYRVDDCKVRSVGLEEVLSQGAYMLLYSRISARPSCLRTMEPSKEQKAAELLELHQSNGKIECTNIRVEGVSDPELMNGTNSNGYQTHEKNFEYVNECEIGSTSAVSIDGSFCVIESSSSRVDSLDMNNVDMSDTQDALAAFSSEAAAKDSESMIAIDSDISLCDPADVSGCGNDSCSAIGSKVVEIEDGGNIDVVNSETSSAVVNDIKVNGNTNSFSSMAASAEPLHLKHQFPFKQL; from the exons ATGCATGTCGGCGGTATAACAGTGGATCTAAATTGGTTCATTCAATTGATTTTCACGCTATTCATAATCGGAATCGGTTTGATTCATTTGGTCAAGAATACGGCCTCCAAGTACTTCGAAGTCGGCGCCAATTTCGAAGGCGGAGAAGGCGGAGCTGCCTCTAGAATTCCTGCTCATCGGAATCACTCACCTCTCATGGATTCCGATCACCTTTCTTGCGCCAATTGCGGCAATTCTGGCAACAAGAAGTGTTCCCGCTGTAAATCTGTTTTCtactg CTCAATAAAATGCCAAGAAGCACATTGGAAATCTGGGCATAAGACAAAATGCAAGATTCCTGTCAGGGTTAGTTCAACAGACAATGCAAAAGAAAATTTCGGATTTAAAGCTTCAGGTGTTGTGGGCGAAAGAGTTTCCTCTGGTATTGCGCTTGTTCCTTCCCGTGGAGCCTTTAAGTTCTTAAAGAAGCCGAGAGAG GTTTTGTTCCCCTATGATGAATTCATTAAACTTTACAACTGGGACAAGGAAGCATTCTCTCCTTGTGGCCTTTTAAATTGTGGAAACAG CTGCTTTGCCAATGCGGTACTGCAATGCCTCACGTTCACACGGCCTCTTGCTGCCTACTTGCTGGAGAAAGGCCATCGAAGAGAATGCAA ACGTAATGATTGGTGCTTCTTATGTGAACTTCAAGTGCATGTTGAAAGAGCAAGCAAAAGTACGCAGCCCTTTTCGCCAATGAGTATTCTGTCGCGCTTGCCTAATATTGGCGGTAATCTTGGCTATGGAAAACAGGAGGATGCTCATGAGTTTATGAG GTTTGCCATTGACACAATGCAATCAGTCTTCCTTGATGAATTTGGTGGAGAGAAAGCTGTTGATCCAGCTTCTCAAGAAACGACCCTTATTCAACATGTATTTGGCGGTCACTTGCAGTCTCAG GTGATATGTACGAAATGCAACAAAATATCTAATCAGCTTGAAAACATGATGGATTTAACCGTTGAAATTCACGGGGAAGCAGCGTCCTTGGAGGAATGCCTTGATCAATTCACTGTCAAAGAGCAACTTCATGGAGACAATATGTACAGATGTGACGG GTGCAATGACTATGTCAAGGCTTGGAAGTGTCTTACCATTCGACGGGCTCCAAATATTCTTACAATTGCTCTGAAAAGATTTCAG AGTGGGAGGTTTGGGAAACTCAACAAAAGAGTAGCTTTCCCTGAGATGTTGAATCTTAGCCCCTATATTAGTGAAGCAGAAAATGGTACAGATGTATACAGGCTATACGCGGTTGTCGTCCATGTGGATATGCTGAACGCATCATTCTTTGGTCATTACATCTGCTATATTAAAGATTTTTGTGGAAATTGGTATAGAGTTGATGACTGTAAG GTTAGAAGTGTTGGATTGGAAGAAGTTCTTTCTCAGGGAGCATATATGCTTTTATATAGCAG AATTTCCGCTAGGCCATCATGTCTAAGAACCATGGAGCCTTCAAAGGAGCAGAAGGCAGCAGAATTATTGGAATTACACCAATCAAATGGGAAAATTGAATGCACAAATATAAGAGTTGAAGGCGTCTCAGATCCGGAGTTGATGAATGGCACAAACTCTAATGGCTACCAGACACACGAAAAGAATTTCGAATATGTAAATGAATGTGAGATTGGATCAACTTCAGCTGTTTCGATAGACGGTTCCTTTTGTGTGATAGAGTCATCGTCTTCCAGAGTTGACTCCTTGGATATGAATAATGTTGATATGTCTGATACACAAGATGCACTAGCTGCATTTAGTTCTGAAGCTGCAGCTAAAGACTCCGAAAGTATGATTGCAATCGACTCTGATATCAGTTTATGTGATCCAGCGGATGTTTCTGGCTGTGGAAATGATTCATGTTCCGCAATCGGTTCTAAAGTTGTTGAGATAGAGGACGGGGGCAACATTGATGTGGTTAATTCTGAAACAAGCTCTGCCGTTGTCAATGATATCAAAGTTAATGGCAATACCAATTCATTTTCGAGCATGGCAGCTTCGGCGGAACCTCTCCATTTGAAGCATCAGTTTCCCTTTAAGCAGCTGTGA
- the LOC126667843 gene encoding ubiquitin carboxyl-terminal hydrolase 18 isoform X2 translates to MHVGGITVDLNWFIQLIFTLFIIGIGLIHLVKNTASKYFEVGANFEGGEGGAASRIPAHRNHSPLMDSDHLSCANCGNSGNKKCSRCKSVFYCSIKCQEAHWKSGHKTKCKIPVRVSSTDNAKENFGFKASGVVGERVSSGIALVPSRGAFKFLKKPREVLFPYDEFIKLYNWDKEAFSPCGLLNCGNSCFANAVLQCLTFTRPLAAYLLEKGHRRECRRNDWCFLCELQVHVERASKSTQPFSPMSILSRLPNIGGNLGYGKQEDAHEFMRFAIDTMQSVFLDEFGGEKAVDPASQETTLIQHVFGGHLQSQVICTKCNKISNQLENMMDLTVEIHGEAASLEECLDQFTVKEQLHGDNMYRCDGCNDYVKAWKCLTIRRAPNILTIALKRFQSGRFGKLNKRVAFPEMLNLSPYISEAENGTDVYRLYAVVVHVDMLNASFFGHYICYIKDFCGNWYRVDDCKVRSVGLEEVLSQGAYMLLYSRISARPSCLRTMEPSKEQKAAELLELHQSNGKIECTNIRVEGVSDPELMNGTNSNGYQTHEKNFEYVNECEIGSTSAVSIDGSFCVIESSSSRVDSLDMNNVDMSDTQDALAAFSSEAAAKDSESMIAIDSDISLCDPADVSGCGNDSCSAIGSKVVEIEDGGNIDVVNSETSSAVVNDIKVNGNTNSFSSMAASAEPLHLKHQFPFKQL, encoded by the exons ATGCATGTCGGCGGTATAACAGTGGATCTAAATTGGTTCATTCAATTGATTTTCACGCTATTCATAATCGGAATCGGTTTGATTCATTTGGTCAAGAATACGGCCTCCAAGTACTTCGAAGTCGGCGCCAATTTCGAAGGCGGAGAAGGCGGAGCTGCCTCTAGAATTCCTGCTCATCGGAATCACTCACCTCTCATGGATTCCGATCACCTTTCTTGCGCCAATTGCGGCAATTCTGGCAACAAGAAGTGTTCCCGCTGTAAATCTGTTTTCtactg CTCAATAAAATGCCAAGAAGCACATTGGAAATCTGGGCATAAGACAAAATGCAAGATTCCTGTCAGGGTTAGTTCAACAGACAATGCAAAAGAAAATTTCGGATTTAAAGCTTCAGGTGTTGTGGGCGAAAGAGTTTCCTCTGGTATTGCGCTTGTTCCTTCCCGTGGAGCCTTTAAGTTCTTAAAGAAGCCGAGAGAG GTTTTGTTCCCCTATGATGAATTCATTAAACTTTACAACTGGGACAAGGAAGCATTCTCTCCTTGTGGCCTTTTAAATTGTGGAAACAG CTGCTTTGCCAATGCGGTACTGCAATGCCTCACGTTCACACGGCCTCTTGCTGCCTACTTGCTGGAGAAAGGCCATCGAAGAGAAT gTAGACGTAATGATTGGTGCTTCTTATGTGAACTTCAAGTGCATGTTGAAAGAGCAAGCAAAAGTACGCAGCCCTTTTCGCCAATGAGTATTCTGTCGCGCTTGCCTAATATTGGCGGTAATCTTGGCTATGGAAAACAGGAGGATGCTCATGAGTTTATGAG GTTTGCCATTGACACAATGCAATCAGTCTTCCTTGATGAATTTGGTGGAGAGAAAGCTGTTGATCCAGCTTCTCAAGAAACGACCCTTATTCAACATGTATTTGGCGGTCACTTGCAGTCTCAG GTGATATGTACGAAATGCAACAAAATATCTAATCAGCTTGAAAACATGATGGATTTAACCGTTGAAATTCACGGGGAAGCAGCGTCCTTGGAGGAATGCCTTGATCAATTCACTGTCAAAGAGCAACTTCATGGAGACAATATGTACAGATGTGACGG GTGCAATGACTATGTCAAGGCTTGGAAGTGTCTTACCATTCGACGGGCTCCAAATATTCTTACAATTGCTCTGAAAAGATTTCAG AGTGGGAGGTTTGGGAAACTCAACAAAAGAGTAGCTTTCCCTGAGATGTTGAATCTTAGCCCCTATATTAGTGAAGCAGAAAATGGTACAGATGTATACAGGCTATACGCGGTTGTCGTCCATGTGGATATGCTGAACGCATCATTCTTTGGTCATTACATCTGCTATATTAAAGATTTTTGTGGAAATTGGTATAGAGTTGATGACTGTAAG GTTAGAAGTGTTGGATTGGAAGAAGTTCTTTCTCAGGGAGCATATATGCTTTTATATAGCAG AATTTCCGCTAGGCCATCATGTCTAAGAACCATGGAGCCTTCAAAGGAGCAGAAGGCAGCAGAATTATTGGAATTACACCAATCAAATGGGAAAATTGAATGCACAAATATAAGAGTTGAAGGCGTCTCAGATCCGGAGTTGATGAATGGCACAAACTCTAATGGCTACCAGACACACGAAAAGAATTTCGAATATGTAAATGAATGTGAGATTGGATCAACTTCAGCTGTTTCGATAGACGGTTCCTTTTGTGTGATAGAGTCATCGTCTTCCAGAGTTGACTCCTTGGATATGAATAATGTTGATATGTCTGATACACAAGATGCACTAGCTGCATTTAGTTCTGAAGCTGCAGCTAAAGACTCCGAAAGTATGATTGCAATCGACTCTGATATCAGTTTATGTGATCCAGCGGATGTTTCTGGCTGTGGAAATGATTCATGTTCCGCAATCGGTTCTAAAGTTGTTGAGATAGAGGACGGGGGCAACATTGATGTGGTTAATTCTGAAACAAGCTCTGCCGTTGTCAATGATATCAAAGTTAATGGCAATACCAATTCATTTTCGAGCATGGCAGCTTCGGCGGAACCTCTCCATTTGAAGCATCAGTTTCCCTTTAAGCAGCTGTGA